In Lotus japonicus ecotype B-129 chromosome 5, LjGifu_v1.2, one genomic interval encodes:
- the LOC130719289 gene encoding uncharacterized protein LOC130719289: MMNLGNRVSPPGFATGQSSQMYLPTGMNSGSLQAIRQQFDDSQHEMVNMLSRQMGEIFNPLIQNTNANNQELAHQMGRLATMLGAQNEIAPLPRIEPIPPVAIPARGPVQPYQHVGQSPLFEENEGGQPGPQNVYMVNRNEHADGVLERIRHQNAGGQQNIAAVVEQLLNQHGFNVGFANRPHFVSAFTGEVLEAELPRGWKVPKFTKFSGDSEESTVEHVARYRIEAGDLAINENLKMKYFPSSLTKNAFTWFTTLAPRSVHTWTQLERIFHEQFLRGECKVSLKDLARVKRKNAESIDDYLNRFRMLKSRCFTHVPEHELVVLAAGGLEYSIRKKLDTQYIRDMSQLADRVRHVELLKAEKNDEKAKTTHKWPKKEKVAYIDTELACPTQYTYHEVTPEVDINDINLAELQLGDPYVCKALKPYENKLGEESPKDSIPTVKTYTFDVTKCDAIYDILCVRFRDLVQGALDSGRLKYGEKTKGQAKVDSDPLQKAEANYVEPLHICMVDITKKLDLGLILEET; encoded by the exons TGCCCACGGGCATGAACTCAGGGTCACTTCAGGCTATCAGGCAACAGTTTGACGATAGCCAGCACGAGATGGTTAATATGTTATCTCGACAAATGGGAGAGATCTTTAATCCCTTGATCCAGAACACCAATGCCAATAACCAAGAGTTAGCCCATCAGATGGGGCGTCTGGCAACAATGTTAGGAGCACAAAATGAGATAGCACCTCTGCCGAGGATTGAACCAATTCCACCGGTTGCAATCCCAGCTCGCGGGCCCGTACAACCCTACCAACACGTAGGACAAAGCCCTTTATTCGAAGAAAATGAAGGGGGACAACCAGGGCCGCAGAACGTATACATGGTAAATAGGAATGAGCACGCCGATGGAGTGttggaaagaattcgacaccaaaatgctggggggcaacaaaacaTTGCTGCTGTTGTCGAACAATTGCTAAATCAGCACGGTTTTAATGTGGGTTttgcgaatagaccccattttgtttCAGCCTTCACTGGAGAAGTTCTCGAAGCGGAACTCCCTCGAGGTTGGAAAGTCCCAAAGTTCACTAAGTTCTCTGGGGACTCAGAGGAGTCTACTGTGGAACACGTGGCGAGATACCGGATTGAGGCTGGAGACCTGGCCATTaacgaaaatttgaaaatgaagtattTTCCAAGTTCTTTGACTAAGAACGCGTTTACATGGTTCACAACCCttgctcctaggtcagtccacacTTGGACACAATTGGAAAGGATTTTCCATGAGCAGTTCCTTAGAGGGGAGTGCAAAGTGAGTCTAAAGGATTTGGCTAGAGTCAAAAGAAAGAATGCTGAATCCATTGATGACTACTTGAATAGATTCAGGATGTTGAAATCTCGATGCTTTACTCACGTCCCAGAACATGAACTGGTTGTTTTGGCCGCAGGTGGTTTAGAGTATTCGATTAGGAAGAAACTCGACAcgcagtatattcgagatatgtctcagCTCGCTGATAGAGTAAGGCATGTCGAATTACTCAAAGCGGAGAAGAACGACGAGAAAGCTAAGACAACTCACAAGTGGCCTAAAAAAGAGAAAGTGGCCTACATAGATACAGAGTTGGCGTGTCCAACTCAGTACACATACCACGAGGTCACCCCCGAAGTCGACATTAATGACATCAATCTGGCTGAGCTCCAGCTAGGAGACCCTTATGTGTGCAAGGCACTGAAGCCTTATGAAAACAAGTTAGGAGAAGAATCTCCCAAAGACAGTATTCCTACTgttaaaacttatacttttgacgtgaccaaatgtgatgcaatttatgacaTACTT tgtgttcgtttcagggaccttgttCAAGGAGCACTGGATTCTGGTAGGCTCAAGTACGGCGAAAAGACTAAAGGCCAAGCAAAGGTCGACTCAGATCCACTCCAGAAAGCTGAAGCCAATTATGTGGAGCCCCTCCACATTTGCATGGTAGACATCACTAAGAAGCTCGACTTGGGTTTGATTCTGGAAGAAACATAA